One Faecalicatena sp. Marseille-Q4148 DNA window includes the following coding sequences:
- a CDS encoding replication initiation factor domain-containing protein: MINLEERSGSFLPELPYTNRGVIRQKEELSALIDWCQITIKEVPLEAVIEDVLRIPLELMTVTGYEKGIAGHEVVAIFDNIKVLKPTGNAQYQGFQILMSGKGCRNYENFLQLNEETWFDFLNRVCQYHINFPRIDLAIDDRKPYLSIPDLIMRTKEGLLSTKLRDIDFHDSGELKEEVFQSKGGSLYLGSSASNLRLVFYEKGYEQNKKYGTELDENWNRYELRFRQEMAVSVVQELLRYRDVAGLAMEVLNSKIRFLEKPTDSMTTRKRLYPTYQAWAELMKNIGKVKLTMQPQKKSLQKVWEWLEKYVAPSLKLFAEVGKIEQRDYIGNLVANGEMNITQKQLYDDYIKARKLEEKG; the protein is encoded by the coding sequence TTGATAAATTTGGAAGAAAGAAGCGGAAGTTTTCTTCCAGAACTCCCCTACACTAACAGGGGAGTAATACGGCAGAAAGAAGAATTAAGTGCCTTGATAGATTGGTGTCAGATAACCATTAAGGAAGTTCCGTTAGAAGCAGTCATAGAAGATGTGTTGAGAATACCTTTGGAACTTATGACGGTAACAGGCTATGAAAAAGGGATTGCAGGACATGAGGTTGTGGCAATCTTTGATAATATCAAGGTACTAAAACCAACAGGAAATGCACAGTATCAAGGATTTCAGATTTTAATGAGTGGGAAAGGCTGTCGTAACTATGAGAATTTTTTACAACTCAATGAGGAAACATGGTTTGATTTCTTAAACAGAGTTTGTCAGTATCACATCAATTTTCCTCGGATTGATTTAGCGATAGATGATAGAAAACCGTATTTGAGTATTCCCGATTTGATTATGCGGACAAAAGAGGGATTGCTTTCCACAAAACTAAGGGATATAGATTTTCACGATTCGGGAGAACTGAAAGAGGAAGTGTTTCAGAGTAAAGGTGGCAGTCTTTATCTCGGCAGTTCAGCCAGTAATTTGAGATTGGTATTTTATGAAAAGGGATATGAACAGAATAAAAAGTATGGAACAGAATTAGACGAAAATTGGAATAGATATGAGTTGAGATTTCGGCAGGAAATGGCGGTAAGTGTAGTACAGGAATTATTGAGATATAGAGATGTGGCAGGACTGGCAATGGAAGTGTTGAACAGCAAAATACGATTTTTAGAAAAGCCGACAGACAGCATGACAACACGAAAAAGGCTTTATCCAACCTATCAAGCGTGGGCGGAACTGATGAAAAATATAGGCAAGGTGAAACTTACCATGCAACCACAGAAGAAAAGTCTGCAAAAGGTATGGGAGTGGTTGGAAAAGTATGTTGCCCCGTCTTTGAAGCTGTTTGCAGAGGTTGGGAAGATAGAGCAGAGAGATTATATCGGTAATCTCGTAGCAAATGGAGAAATGAATATCACACAGAAGCAGTTGTATGATGATTACATAAAAGCAAGAAAATTAGAGGAAAAGGGGTAA
- a CDS encoding helix-turn-helix transcriptional regulator has translation MALNDNIKKFREEKNLTQQQLADKLYVSRQTVCRWENGSRCPDLITAKKLALELDVSMDELISDEDVNDIQENYGIWKSERIKEKKYLQTLQKKILDFIQIVGAVFLAITILLRVQLDMRVPEWCTIICFIIVAVAFFCNFIASKKLREMQ, from the coding sequence ATGGCATTAAATGATAACATCAAAAAATTCAGAGAAGAAAAAAATCTCACTCAGCAACAACTGGCAGATAAGTTATATGTTTCAAGGCAGACAGTTTGTCGTTGGGAAAATGGTTCAAGATGTCCGGATTTGATTACGGCAAAAAAACTGGCATTAGAGCTAGATGTAAGTATGGACGAACTCATATCAGATGAAGATGTAAATGATATTCAAGAAAATTATGGAATATGGAAATCTGAAAGAATAAAAGAGAAAAAGTATTTACAGACACTTCAAAAAAAGATATTAGACTTTATACAAATTGTGGGAGCTGTATTTTTAGCAATCACGATTTTGCTAAGAGTGCAATTAGATATGAGAGTACCTGAATGGTGTACAATCATTTGCTTTATTATTGTAGCGGTAGCATTTTTTTGTAATTTCATAGCTTCTAAAAAGTTGAGAGAAATGCAGTGA
- a CDS encoding HAMP domain-containing histidine kinase, which yields MKWLNKFSIRTRLVGITVFILVICCIGLTVLMNYSATQMASQVAQITTPAQNINEIENQIGSQQPAMDISESIENMESQQRIIDNFYRNSFLYMLFIIMIGGSMMYLFSKSILLPLAKLNDRIKNSTVSTLSDKLSVPNSDDEIAELTVSFNKMTDRIQEAFLFQQQFSGNVAHELRTPLTIMKTKIDVFEKRENHTPAEYKELILNQKNQLIRLSEIIQTILEITNTDIVQEKEYFLVSDMVENILLDFSNMTAQKNIYISTDLQNVEIYGNVDLLYRVFYNLIQNSIRYNEEKGSIYISAKQNQHHTTVQICDTGIGISAENRQRIFEPFFRVDKSRSREMGGAGLGLSIVKKIIEKHDGTITVSNNNPQGTCFTVELPLCE from the coding sequence ATGAAATGGTTGAATAAGTTTTCTATCCGTACAAGACTTGTAGGTATTACGGTTTTTATTCTAGTTATATGCTGTATTGGACTTACTGTGCTTATGAATTATTCCGCAACGCAAATGGCTTCTCAAGTTGCACAGATTACAACACCTGCTCAAAATATAAATGAAATAGAAAATCAAATAGGAAGCCAACAACCAGCAATGGACATAAGTGAATCAATAGAAAATATGGAAAGCCAGCAACGAATCATTGATAACTTTTACAGAAATAGTTTTTTATACATGCTCTTTATCATTATGATTGGTGGGAGCATGATGTATCTGTTTTCTAAAAGTATTTTATTACCTCTTGCCAAATTAAATGATAGGATTAAAAATAGTACTGTTTCTACCCTTTCAGATAAACTTTCTGTTCCAAACAGTGATGATGAAATAGCGGAACTGACCGTTTCATTCAATAAAATGACAGACAGAATACAGGAAGCATTTTTATTTCAACAACAGTTTTCTGGAAATGTAGCACATGAATTAAGAACACCATTAACCATAATGAAAACTAAAATAGACGTATTTGAAAAAAGAGAAAATCATACACCGGCAGAATACAAAGAATTGATTTTGAATCAAAAAAATCAACTGATACGTTTATCTGAAATTATACAAACAATTTTGGAAATTACTAATACAGACATTGTACAGGAAAAAGAATATTTTCTTGTATCGGATATGGTAGAAAATATCCTACTGGATTTTTCTAATATGACTGCTCAAAAGAATATTTATATTTCCACAGATTTACAAAATGTTGAAATCTATGGAAATGTGGATTTATTATACCGTGTTTTTTATAATCTGATACAGAACAGTATTCGCTATAATGAGGAGAAAGGAAGTATCTATATTTCTGCCAAGCAAAATCAACACCATACAACTGTTCAGATATGTGATACAGGAATCGGGATTTCAGCAGAAAACAGGCAAAGAATATTCGAGCCATTTTTTCGTGTTGATAAGTCCCGTTCCCGTGAAATGGGTGGTGCTGGTTTAGGGCTATCCATTGTTAAAAAAATTATTGAAAAACATGATGGAACAATAACCGTTTCTAATAATAATCCACAAGGGACTTGTTTTACAGTAGAACTTCCTTTATGTGAATAA
- a CDS encoding helix-turn-helix domain-containing protein gives MNTIAERIKFAMKAKNKKQVDIVKDTGISKGAFSSYLSGQYNPKADKMELIADSLDVDLRWLYGQNVPMEHTSQSDNTLQYVFYNNSCSEYLLDNLDDIYIAMMTQYAALIPRFYVLVNRAGNAMHILPLFLKEDSSEFYECPSDFFYSDRHTIFTRDFESIHMVLTTATIYYYGIDTKTYEPKVTKLSYSQTDDCFYIDNEVHDCHIKAFEKEVVKEALYLKHNAQ, from the coding sequence ATGAATACAATCGCAGAACGGATTAAATTTGCCATGAAAGCAAAAAACAAGAAACAGGTGGATATCGTCAAAGATACCGGTATCAGCAAAGGAGCGTTCAGTTCCTATCTTTCGGGACAGTACAACCCAAAAGCCGATAAAATGGAATTGATTGCAGACTCTTTAGATGTAGACTTGCGGTGGCTTTACGGACAAAATGTGCCTATGGAACACACAAGCCAAAGTGACAACACTCTGCAATATGTCTTTTACAACAACTCCTGTTCCGAATATCTTCTTGATAATTTAGACGATATCTATATTGCCATGATGACCCAATACGCCGCCCTCATTCCACGCTTTTATGTTCTTGTCAATCGTGCTGGAAATGCAATGCACATACTGCCATTATTTTTGAAAGAGGATAGTTCCGAGTTCTATGAATGTCCGTCTGATTTCTTCTATTCCGACAGGCATACTATTTTTACAAGAGATTTTGAAAGCATTCACATGGTATTAACAACAGCCACAATTTACTATTATGGAATTGATACAAAAACCTATGAACCGAAAGTTACCAAACTTTCCTACTCACAGACTGACGATTGCTTCTATATCGACAATGAAGTACATGATTGTCACATAAAAGCATTTGAAAAAGAAGTGGTAAAAGAAGCACTTTACTTAAAACACAACGCCCAATAA
- a CDS encoding response regulator transcription factor yields the protein MRILIVEDEKELQSTIAEGLRLDGYAVDTCDDGKTACEICFVEKYDLVILDLNLPEMDGLDVLQQIRKFDLELKVLILSARNTVSDKVHGLDNGANDYLTKPFDFEELEARIRNLLRRNFVQQNNILIYDKLKMNISKQTVYINDEVVNLTKKEFSILQYFLLNPHKIISQEELIDHVWDSNANSFSGAIRVHIASLRKKIKSLLTYDLIETKVGAGYYLKERTKDNEMVE from the coding sequence ATGAGAATTTTAATTGTAGAAGATGAAAAAGAATTGCAATCGACAATAGCAGAGGGACTTAGATTAGATGGTTATGCTGTAGATACCTGTGATGATGGGAAAACAGCTTGTGAAATATGCTTTGTAGAAAAATATGACTTAGTTATCCTAGACTTAAATTTGCCAGAAATGGACGGTTTAGATGTTTTGCAACAGATTCGAAAATTTGATTTAGAATTAAAGGTTTTGATTTTAAGTGCCAGAAATACGGTTTCTGACAAGGTTCATGGATTGGATAATGGTGCAAATGATTATTTAACGAAGCCTTTTGATTTTGAAGAACTTGAAGCAAGAATCAGAAATCTGCTGAGAAGAAATTTTGTTCAACAAAATAATATTTTGATTTATGACAAATTAAAAATGAACATATCAAAGCAGACAGTTTATATAAATGATGAGGTAGTAAACCTTACCAAAAAAGAGTTTTCTATTCTGCAATACTTTTTATTGAATCCACATAAAATTATCAGTCAAGAAGAACTGATAGACCATGTATGGGATAGTAATGCAAACAGCTTTAGTGGTGCGATTCGAGTTCACATTGCTTCATTAAGGAAGAAAATAAAAAGTCTGCTAACTTATGATTTAATAGAAACAAAAGTGGGGGCAGGTTATTATTTGAAAGAGAGGACAAAGGATAATGAAATGGTTGAATAA
- a CDS encoding tyrosine-type recombinase/integrase, translated as MGKDLKGKELGKGISQRADGRYIARFTSKTGKRKTLYDFKLNELKRKLREAVYEDEHGLNGNGESITLNAWYVTWTELYKKKTVKMTTIYKNHSYYNARVKNSIGKMYLQDIKTYHVQKFINELIDSGLAHGTVSNIRFMLSDMFDKAVLSEYIRKNPCIAVEMPPKVKKERRVLTREEQKKFFTFASSYIHINVLKFAVTTGCRIGEVLGLKWEDCDFEKREITINKTIHYSKASSPVEGSKFFYTTAKTISSNRVIPMTDEVYEILQNQKIKQTEQKMWKRSIWKQHKEFQNLVFTCSDGSPVYYYNVNSAIKDYVAKINVIEIELAKEEKREPKIFELFTCHTLRHTYATRCYENGVDQQVVQKLLGHSTLAMTTDLYTHVSEEKKKEEVAELKILA; from the coding sequence ATGGGTAAAGATTTAAAAGGAAAAGAACTCGGTAAGGGAATTTCACAGAGAGCAGATGGACGCTATATTGCAAGATTTACAAGTAAAACAGGAAAACGTAAAACGCTTTATGATTTTAAACTGAATGAATTAAAACGGAAGTTGCGAGAAGCGGTTTATGAAGATGAACATGGTTTGAATGGCAACGGCGAAAGTATCACTTTAAACGCATGGTATGTAACGTGGACGGAGTTGTATAAGAAGAAAACAGTTAAAATGACTACGATATATAAAAATCACAGTTACTATAACGCAAGAGTGAAGAACTCTATCGGAAAGATGTATTTGCAGGACATTAAAACATATCATGTTCAAAAATTCATAAATGAATTGATAGATAGCGGTCTTGCACATGGAACGGTGTCGAACATCAGATTTATGCTGAGTGATATGTTTGATAAAGCAGTATTGAGTGAATATATTAGAAAAAATCCCTGTATTGCTGTGGAAATGCCCCCAAAAGTGAAAAAAGAAAGACGTGTATTAACAAGAGAGGAACAGAAGAAATTCTTTACATTTGCTTCTTCTTATATACATATCAATGTTCTGAAATTTGCTGTGACAACAGGTTGTCGGATTGGAGAAGTGCTTGGGCTGAAATGGGAAGATTGTGACTTTGAAAAAAGAGAAATTACAATCAATAAGACAATTCATTATTCAAAGGCTTCCAGTCCCGTCGAGGGTTCAAAGTTTTTCTACACAACTGCAAAAACCATATCCAGTAATCGTGTTATTCCTATGACAGATGAAGTGTATGAGATTTTACAAAATCAGAAGATAAAGCAGACAGAGCAGAAGATGTGGAAACGCTCGATATGGAAACAGCATAAAGAATTTCAAAACTTGGTATTTACCTGTTCGGACGGTTCGCCCGTTTATTATTACAACGTCAATAGTGCAATCAAAGACTATGTGGCAAAAATCAATGTAATAGAGATTGAATTGGCAAAGGAAGAAAAGAGAGAGCCGAAGATATTTGAACTGTTTACCTGTCACACTCTGCGACATACATACGCTACAAGGTGTTATGAAAATGGAGTAGACCAACAGGTAGTGCAGAAACTCTTAGGGCACTCCACATTAGCAATGACAACTGATTTATACACGCACGTCTCAGAAGAAAAGAAAAAAGAAGAAGTAGCCGAACTGAAAATATTGGCTTAA
- a CDS encoding LTA synthase family protein: MRKKTKEAIKRVGYFMAAIAAVCGGIAIGAVSLTQKWFAKRWGDVSIEEMVFQLKVPLETSLTEELQNLFQYVVPPVIIFGIIVLTIMISIRAHRFIAGVLGICILCSSFYIVPEECSKIKTIFPYEQYQEEQKAHPDVIAENYVDPRNVKLNFPKKKRNLIYIFLESMENTYMSKLDGGAYDINYIPELTALAEENLNFSHTDQVGGAYEVEGIRWTVASMFAQTSGLPLLIPIARNAMNVQEVFFPKVWSLGNILEQEGYQQELLIGSDAIFGGRLQYFSQHGNYKIYDYSTALINKKFPIDYRVWWGYEDQRLFEYAKEELTKLAAEEEPFNFTMLTVDTHKENGWPCPLCRWEYGADQYGTVLSCSSRQVADFVAWIRQQEFYKDTTVILSGDHRTMDADFCSTIDPDYRRTLYNTILNSPIEAEETTFRKFTAMDMFPTTLASLGVEIEGNQLGLGTNLYSGEKTLAEQIGVHKLSNALKTAKDESEFWRRFTEEIVVPEEAQ; this comes from the coding sequence TTGAGAAAAAAGACAAAGGAAGCGATTAAGAGAGTTGGCTATTTTATGGCAGCTATAGCGGCAGTATGTGGGGGAATCGCTATTGGAGCTGTCAGTCTGACTCAGAAATGGTTTGCAAAGCGCTGGGGAGATGTTTCGATAGAAGAGATGGTATTTCAACTAAAAGTGCCATTAGAGACATCTCTGACAGAAGAATTGCAGAATTTATTTCAATATGTGGTGCCTCCGGTAATTATTTTTGGGATAATTGTACTGACAATTATGATTTCTATAAGGGCACATCGGTTTATTGCCGGTGTGCTTGGCATCTGTATTTTGTGCAGTTCATTTTATATTGTTCCGGAAGAATGCAGTAAAATTAAAACAATTTTTCCATATGAGCAATATCAGGAGGAACAAAAAGCGCATCCGGATGTGATTGCGGAGAACTATGTGGATCCGAGGAATGTAAAGCTTAATTTTCCGAAGAAAAAGAGAAATCTAATCTATATTTTCCTGGAGTCAATGGAAAATACCTATATGTCAAAGCTGGATGGAGGGGCATATGATATCAATTATATTCCGGAACTTACCGCGCTGGCAGAAGAAAATCTAAACTTTTCCCATACAGATCAAGTAGGAGGAGCATACGAAGTAGAAGGAATACGCTGGACAGTTGCATCCATGTTTGCACAAACATCGGGGCTGCCGTTATTGATTCCGATTGCGCGAAATGCTATGAATGTGCAGGAAGTATTTTTTCCGAAAGTATGGAGTCTTGGGAATATTCTTGAACAGGAAGGCTATCAGCAGGAATTACTTATTGGTTCAGATGCGATTTTTGGAGGAAGACTGCAATATTTTTCACAGCATGGTAATTACAAAATTTATGATTATTCGACAGCACTGATCAATAAGAAATTTCCAATAGATTACCGTGTCTGGTGGGGATATGAAGATCAGAGGCTTTTTGAATATGCGAAAGAAGAGCTTACAAAACTGGCGGCAGAAGAAGAACCATTTAATTTCACAATGCTGACGGTAGACACACATAAAGAAAATGGGTGGCCATGTCCGCTCTGCAGGTGGGAATATGGAGCAGATCAGTATGGAACCGTGTTGTCCTGTTCAAGTCGCCAGGTGGCGGATTTTGTGGCATGGATTCGACAGCAGGAATTTTATAAAGATACAACAGTAATTCTGTCAGGAGATCATCGGACAATGGATGCAGATTTTTGCAGCACGATTGATCCGGACTATCGGCGTACTTTATATAACACGATTTTAAATTCTCCAATCGAGGCAGAAGAAACAACGTTCCGCAAATTTACTGCGATGGATATGTTTCCGACAACATTGGCGAGTCTTGGTGTAGAAATTGAAGGAAATCAGCTTGGACTTGGAACAAATCTGTATTCGGGAGAAAAGACACTGGCGGAACAGATAGGAGTACATAAATTATCAAATGCACTGAAAACTGCAAAAGATGAATCAGAATTCTGGAGAAGGTTTACAGAGGAGATTGTTGTGCCGGAAGAAGCGCAGTAG
- a CDS encoding helix-turn-helix domain-containing protein, whose product MEKALLNINEFCEYMGIGKTKARELLNNPKNRFTVRIGNRLYANKKLLDEWLEYQCKRA is encoded by the coding sequence ATCGAGAAAGCATTACTAAATATAAATGAATTTTGTGAGTATATGGGGATTGGGAAAACAAAGGCAAGAGAACTGTTGAACAATCCGAAAAATAGATTTACAGTACGCATTGGTAATCGGTTGTATGCAAATAAGAAATTACTTGATGAATGGCTGGAATATCAATGCAAAAGGGCTTGA
- the leuS gene encoding leucine--tRNA ligase, whose protein sequence is MAAPYNHKAIEKKWRENWEKNPVNIKEDANGKREKYYCLDMFPYPSGNGLHVGHWRGYVISDVWSRYKLLQGYYIIHPMGWDAFGLPAENYAIKMGVHPAISTAENVKNIKRQINEIAALYDWDREVNTTDPEFYKWTQWIFVQMFKNGLAYEKEFPINWCPSCKTGLANEEVVNGKCERCGSEVTKKNLRQWMLRITKYADRLLNDLDKLDWPEKVKKMQADWIGKSYGAEVDFQVEGRDEKITVYTTRPDTLHGATFMVLAPEHALAKELATDETREAVEQYIYDASMKSNVDRLQDKEKTGVFTGSYAINPLNGAKTPIWLSDYVLADYGTGAIMCVPAHDDRDFAFAKKFNIPIIQVIAKDGKEIENMEEAYTEASGIMINSGEWNGMESAVLKKEAPHMIEERGFGRATVNFKLRDWVFSRQRYWGEPIPIIHCPHCGNVPVPEDQLPLTLPEVDSYEPTGTGESPLAAIDSWVNTTCPVCGAPAKRETNTMPQWAGSSWYFLRYVDPHNKEQLVSREKADEMLPVDMYIGGVEHAVLHLLYSRFYTKFLHDIGVVDFDEPFHKLFNQGMITGKNGIKMSKSKGNVVSPDDLVRDYGCDSLRMYELFVGPPELDAEWDDRGIDGVYRFLNKVWNLVMDSKEKNVTASKEMIKTRHRMVCEITKRLESFSLNTVVSGFMEYNNKLIEIAKKEGGVDKETLNTLAVLLAPFAPHLAEEIWQQLGNEGSVFHAGWPTYDEEAMKDDEIEVPVQINGKTRAIVTIAADASKEDAIAAGKEAIKDKLTGTIVKEIYVPKKIINIVQK, encoded by the coding sequence ATGGCAGCACCTTATAATCATAAGGCAATTGAGAAAAAATGGCGTGAAAACTGGGAAAAGAATCCGGTAAATATCAAAGAAGACGCCAATGGAAAACGTGAAAAATATTATTGTCTGGATATGTTCCCATATCCGTCAGGAAATGGTCTTCATGTAGGACATTGGAGAGGATATGTGATTTCTGATGTATGGAGCCGTTATAAATTACTTCAGGGTTATTATATCATTCATCCAATGGGATGGGATGCATTTGGACTTCCGGCTGAAAACTATGCAATTAAGATGGGGGTTCATCCGGCAATTTCCACAGCAGAAAATGTAAAAAATATTAAACGCCAGATTAATGAAATCGCAGCATTATATGACTGGGACAGAGAAGTAAATACAACAGATCCTGAATTTTATAAATGGACACAGTGGATTTTTGTGCAGATGTTTAAAAATGGTCTTGCATATGAGAAAGAATTCCCGATTAACTGGTGCCCGTCTTGTAAGACAGGCCTTGCCAATGAAGAAGTTGTCAATGGAAAATGCGAGCGTTGTGGTTCAGAAGTGACAAAGAAGAACCTTCGTCAGTGGATGCTGCGGATTACAAAATATGCAGATCGTTTGCTGAATGACCTTGATAAGCTTGACTGGCCGGAAAAAGTGAAAAAGATGCAGGCAGACTGGATCGGCAAGAGCTATGGTGCAGAAGTAGATTTCCAGGTAGAGGGAAGAGACGAAAAGATTACAGTTTATACGACAAGACCGGATACACTGCATGGAGCGACATTTATGGTACTTGCTCCGGAACACGCACTTGCAAAAGAACTTGCAACAGATGAGACAAGAGAGGCAGTAGAACAGTATATTTACGATGCTTCTATGAAATCAAATGTAGATCGTCTTCAGGATAAAGAAAAGACAGGTGTATTTACAGGAAGCTATGCAATTAATCCGTTAAACGGAGCAAAAACACCAATCTGGCTGTCTGACTATGTACTTGCTGATTATGGTACAGGTGCGATTATGTGTGTACCGGCACACGATGACCGTGACTTTGCATTTGCAAAGAAATTCAACATTCCGATCATTCAGGTAATTGCAAAAGATGGCAAAGAAATTGAAAATATGGAAGAAGCATACACAGAAGCTTCCGGAATCATGATTAATTCCGGTGAGTGGAATGGTATGGAATCAGCTGTGCTGAAAAAAGAAGCGCCGCATATGATTGAAGAGCGTGGATTTGGACGTGCAACAGTGAACTTTAAGCTTCGTGACTGGGTATTCTCACGTCAGCGTTACTGGGGAGAACCGATTCCGATCATTCACTGTCCGCATTGTGGAAATGTTCCGGTTCCGGAAGATCAGCTTCCGCTGACATTGCCGGAAGTAGATTCCTATGAGCCGACAGGAACAGGAGAATCACCGCTTGCCGCAATCGACAGCTGGGTAAATACAACTTGTCCGGTATGTGGAGCTCCTGCAAAACGCGAGACAAACACAATGCCGCAATGGGCAGGTTCTTCCTGGTATTTCCTCCGTTATGTAGATCCGCATAATAAAGAGCAGCTTGTTTCCAGAGAAAAAGCAGATGAAATGCTTCCGGTTGATATGTACATCGGTGGTGTAGAACATGCGGTACTTCACTTACTGTATTCACGTTTCTATACAAAATTCCTGCATGACATCGGAGTAGTTGACTTTGATGAACCATTCCACAAACTGTTTAATCAGGGTATGATCACAGGAAAGAACGGCATTAAGATGAGTAAATCAAAAGGAAATGTTGTTTCTCCGGATGATCTTGTAAGAGATTATGGATGTGATTCCTTGAGAATGTACGAGCTGTTTGTAGGACCGCCGGAATTAGATGCAGAATGGGATGACAGAGGAATCGACGGCGTTTATCGTTTCTTAAACAAAGTATGGAACCTCGTGATGGACAGCAAAGAGAAAAATGTGACAGCATCAAAAGAAATGATTAAAACACGCCACAGAATGGTATGTGAGATCACAAAACGTCTGGAAAGCTTCAGTCTTAACACAGTTGTTTCCGGTTTCATGGAATATAATAATAAACTGATTGAGATTGCGAAGAAAGAGGGCGGAGTAGACAAAGAAACATTAAATACACTTGCAGTACTCCTTGCTCCGTTTGCACCGCACCTTGCAGAAGAAATCTGGCAGCAGCTTGGAAATGAAGGAAGTGTATTCCATGCAGGATGGCCGACCTATGATGAAGAGGCAATGAAAGACGATGAGATTGAAGTTCCGGTACAGATTAACGGAAAAACAAGAGCAATCGTTACAATTGCGGCAGATGCTTCTAAAGAAGATGCGATCGCAGCCGGAAAAGAGGCTATCAAAGATAAATTAACAGGAACAATTGTAAAAGAAATTTATGTTCCGAAGAAGATCATCAACATTGTGCAGAAATAA